From the genome of Sphingobacterium sp. UGAL515B_05:
CAATAAAAAGGGCTTCGGTAATCCGTGATGTCGTCGAAAGTATTGCATTGATTCCCGATGAAATTAAGGTTTCTGTTTTTATCAGGGAATGTAGTAGCCTTCTGGATATCGAAGAGCGCATTTTATTGGCTGAACTCAACAAGATTAGGCTCAATCGGGCAAAGAAGGCGGATAAGGATGCTGCTCGTAAACCCCAGAGCCCAGCACCAAATGCAGGAATGCCACCTTTTGGGATGGACGGTCCTCCTCCGGATTTCTTCATGACAGACGATGAAAGAGGGGGAGTAGCTCCTATGGAGAATGTCGAACAACCGGTACAACTGACTTCCGAAATTCTTCAGGAACGGGAGATTGTCCGTATTTTAATCAACTATGGGGATTATCTGGCAACCTGGGAAGGTGACGGGGATATTCCCGTAGCAGGAGTACTCCTAGGAAATATCAGCGACATCGAATTTAAGGATAAAGCTGCGGCCTATATTTTAAAAGTCTATAGAGATGCTGCAGAAAATTACGAAATTCCAGATGCCAAGCAGTTTTATTCGAATTCGGATGCGTCAATATCCGAATTGGCGATTAATAGCGTTGCCAGTAAATATTCGCTCAGCGAAAATTGGAATGACGATAAGCGTAAAATTTATGTAACGCAAGAATATGAGCATTTAAAACAACTTGTTGTTACAGCGATCTATCGGATCAAGAAGCGTAAGATTGAGGCAGAAATGCATCATATTCGTGAAGAAATGAAACATGAACAAGATGTGGCAAACCTAGAAGTCCTTATTTTTAAATATCAGAAACTTAAAGAGGCCGAACGGCTCTTGGGAGGCTTTCTGGGAAATACGATTGTTAAATAGTACTGGATATGGCCAAGCATCTTAAAACGGGCGAATGGGGTGAGCAAATGGCTATGGAATACCTCATGGAACAAGGCTATAAAATAGTGTTAAGAAATTGGCGATTTAAGAATTTAGAAGTAGATTTGATTGTCGTGGACAGGGATACCTTGGTATTCGTTGAAGTAAAAACACGGTCAGGAACGGATTTCGGCGAACCCTACGAATTTGTAGATCGCAAAAAACAGCGACTATTGATTCGTGCAGCACAGGCTTATATTCTTAAAACAGGTTATGTCGGTGAAGTCAGATTTGATGTTGTCGCAATAACAAGATCCCCCAAAACAGTACTCAACCATATCAAAGATGCGTTTTGGGATAGCTAAGGATACGTACTTATAAATAATTATACATAGATGAGAAAAATCACTTATTTTATGGCAATTGCAGCGCTAGCTTTTGCTTCTTGTAAGTCAAAAAAATCAAGTTTGGAATTTGCTTCCCCCGGAGCAAATCAAGCTGTTTTAAAAGGTGCTCAAGTCCAGTTGAAATTGAAATTTGAATCAGTATCAATGGATTCTGTGGCTTATTTTGTCGATGATAAACATGTGGGGTCATCAACTGATACTACGGCAATTACGGTAGATACCAAAGACATGGCCTATGGTACACGTAATATTTCCGCCTTGGTATACAATGCTGGAAAACCCGATTCTGTTTCAAGTACATTTTATGTGGTACCTGAAAATGCGAAGAACTATGGTTTTGAGGTTGTCAACAAATACCCGCACGATACGACAGCTTTTACTCAAGGGCTACAGTTTGCTGATGGTATTCTCTACGAATCTAATGGCCGTTATGGTGAGTCAAACTTGAGAAAGATCGACCTAAAAACAGGTAAAGTACTCAAGGAAATTAAATTTGATGAAAAGACTTTTGCCGAAGGAATGACATTGGTCGGTAATAAGTTATTTATGTTAACGTGGCAACAGGGAGAGGGATATGTCTTTGATAAAAACTCTTTTGTAAAGGAAAGTTCCTTTAAATATGAAAATAGTAAAGAAGGTTGGGGCTTGACCTACGACGGGCAACATTTGATAAAGTCTGATGGATCCAATAAATTGTTCTTTTTAGATGCAACGACCGGTAAGGAACTAAATGCTATCGGAGTTTACGATGAAGCTGGACCAGTGGATGAACTTAATGAACTGGAATATATAGACGGCAAAGTCTACGCAAATGTCTATCAAAAAGATGTTATTGTTATAATCAACCCGCAAACAGGAGCGGTAGAAGGACGGATTAATCTTGTAGGTATTTATGAGCATACTTCCGCTTATGACAATGAATTGAATGGAATTGCTTACGACCAGACTGGAAAGCGTCTCTTTATAACAGGTAAGTTGTGGAATACATTATTTGAGATCAAGACCGTTGAAAAGTAAACGAACTTCAGATCTTGATCCTTCTTTGTGAGGGAGACAGTATTTGCACATTCGAATAAAATGGAAACCTTGTCAGAATTATCTGACAAGGTTTTTTATTGCGCCCCCATTTTTCTTTGAAGTATGGCTGTTATTGTGTGAG
Proteins encoded in this window:
- a CDS encoding YraN family protein, with amino-acid sequence MAKHLKTGEWGEQMAMEYLMEQGYKIVLRNWRFKNLEVDLIVVDRDTLVFVEVKTRSGTDFGEPYEFVDRKKQRLLIRAAQAYILKTGYVGEVRFDVVAITRSPKTVLNHIKDAFWDS
- a CDS encoding glutaminyl-peptide cyclotransferase — protein: MRKITYFMAIAALAFASCKSKKSSLEFASPGANQAVLKGAQVQLKLKFESVSMDSVAYFVDDKHVGSSTDTTAITVDTKDMAYGTRNISALVYNAGKPDSVSSTFYVVPENAKNYGFEVVNKYPHDTTAFTQGLQFADGILYESNGRYGESNLRKIDLKTGKVLKEIKFDEKTFAEGMTLVGNKLFMLTWQQGEGYVFDKNSFVKESSFKYENSKEGWGLTYDGQHLIKSDGSNKLFFLDATTGKELNAIGVYDEAGPVDELNELEYIDGKVYANVYQKDVIVIINPQTGAVEGRINLVGIYEHTSAYDNELNGIAYDQTGKRLFITGKLWNTLFEIKTVEK